The DNA sequence AACTGCGCCCACGAGGCGTTGTGGTCGACGATCCGCTCGACGGCGAGCTTGGACTCGCCCTCCAGCACGATCCCGGGGCGGGCACGCTCGAGGGAGTCGACGAGCTCGGGGTCGGCCTTCTTGAGGGTGTCGAGGAAGACGCCGTCGGCCGGCAGGTCCCGGACGAGGGCGGCGAGCTCGGTGAGGTCGTCCTCGCCGCGGCGGGTGCCGGTGTCCCAGGGGTTGTAGTCGACGAAGACCTTCACGCCCGCGGCGTGCAGGTCCTCGACGAGCCCGGTCAGGCCCGGGACGTCGCGGTAGAAGTCCCACTGGTTCCGGTCATCGATGCCGATCACCGGGTAGGCGTGCCAGAGCACGACGGCGTCGAGGCCGCCGAACCGCTGGCGGGCGTCGTCGAGGAAGCGCTCGGGGGTGAAGCGGTGGTCGTCGAAGGAGTACAGCAGCTCGTCCCACAGCCACACCTGCGCCACGGTGAAGCAGCGCGCGGCCCACCGGGCGCCCGGCCGCTCGTACGCGGCGCCGTCGTAGGCGTGGCGCCGCCGGGCGCCCTCACGCCAGGCGGTGAGCCGCGCCCGCCACGCGGGCCGGTCGGCGGGGTCGTCCGGGGCGGCGAAGATCTTGGCCTCGTCGAGGGCGGCGAGGTCGGCGCCGTCCTCCAGCGGGACGGGCGTCGGCCGGTCGATGGGGCGCGGGACGAGCGGGTCGAAGCTGTAGGTCACGCGTGCTCCCTCGCGAGGTGGGCGGTCTCGGTGGCGGTGGGGACGGCATCCTGGGCGCCCGGCCGGGTGACGGCGAGCGCCCCGGCCGCGGCGGCGAGCCGGGCGGCGCCGGCGAGGGAGGCGCCATCGGCCAGCGCCGCGGCGAGGACGCCGCAGAAGGTGTCCCCGGCCCCGGTGGTGTCGACGGCGGTGACCCTGGGTGCGGTCACGCTCTGGTGCTCGCTGCCGCGCTCGGCGACGAGCGCGCCGTCGCCGCCGAGGGTGACCACGACGGCGGGGACCCGCTCGAGGAGGGCGGTGGCCAGCTGTGCGGGGCTGCCGTCGCGGCCGGCGAGGTCGCGGGCCTCGTGCTCGTTGACCACCAGGATGTCGACCTCGGCCCACAGCTGCGCCGGCAGATCCCGGGACGGGGCGGCGTTGAGCACCAGCCGCGCGCCGTCCCGGCGGGCCCGCGCCGCGGCGACCACGGTCTCCAGCGGGATCTCCAGCTGGGCGAGGACCACGTCCGCCACCGCGAGCCGGCGGGCCGCGACGGCGTCGACGCTCACCTCGGAGTTCGCGCCGGGCGCGACGATGATGGCGTTCTCGCCGTCGTCGGTGACCCAGATCAGCGCGGTGCCGGTGGCCTCCGCGGAACGGGCGACCAGGTCGGTGTGGACGCCGGCGCCGGTCAGGGAGGCGAGCAGCAGGTCCGCGGCCTCGTCCCGGCCGAGCGCGCCGAGGAACCACGTGTCCGCTCCCCCGGCCCGGGCGGCGGCGACCGCCTGGTTGGCCCCCTTCCCGCCGGGGGTGCGGCGGAGGTTGCCGCCGAGGATCGTCTCCCCCGGGCCTGGGTGGCGCGGGACGTCCACGACCAGGTCAACGTTGGCGCTGCCGACGACCACCACCGTGCCGGTCATGCTGCCCCCTCCTGCAGGCGCAGCGTGCGCCGCGCCAGGTCGTCGATGCTCCGGACGGCGCCGCCCGGCAGGGAGGTGGCGATCGTGCCGTGGATCGGCGCGGTCCAGCTCGCCCCGATGCCCTCGGTGCCCAGCAGCGCCCCCAGGACGGAGCCGACGGTGGCGCCGGCGGAGTCGGTGTCCCACCCGGCGGTGACGGCGATGGAGACCGACGGGCCGAAGCTCCCGCCGCCCTTGGTCAGCGCGTACGCGATGACGGCGGCGTTGTTGAGCACGTGCACCCAGTGCAGGTGGCCGTACTCGGCGTGCAGGACGTCGAGCCCGGCGGCGACGTCCCCGTCCGCGCGACCGATCTCACGGCCGCGGCGCACCGCCCGCGCCAGCCGGCTCTGCGGCGGGAGCACGGTCTCGGCGGCGTCGAGGGCCTGCTCCACGTCGTCGACCACCAGGGCGGCCGAGCACAGGGCGGCGGCCCACATGGCGCCGTAGATCCCGTTGCGCGTGTGGGACAGACGCGCGTCCGTCCAGGCCAGGCGAGCGGCGCCGCGCACGTCGCCGGGGCGCACCCAGCCCAGGACGTCGGTGCGGATCAGCGCGCCGATCCACTCACGGAACGGGTTGAGGTACGTGGCCGTCTCGGGCACGGGCCGGACGTCGAGGATGTTGCGGTAGGCGGCGCGCTCGGCGGTGAAGACCCGCCCGGCCGGGAGGTTGTCGAGCCAGGCCCGGGCGACGTCGTCGGTGGTGAACCCGGTCCCATGGCGCTCGAGGAGGTCGAGGGCGAGGAGGGGGTAGTTGAGGTCGTCATCCTCCGGCATGCCGTCGATGTTCTCCTCGAGGGAGGTCGGGGCGCTGCGCCGGTTCCACGGCCAGCGGGCGGCGACGTCCTCGGGGAGCCCGACGGCGGTGAACCACGTCTCCAGCGGCCACCGCCCGGTGGCGCGCAGGATCTCCTCGATGCCCTGGCGCGGGATCTTCTCCACCGGTTTGCCGAGCAGGCACCCGGCGGCCCGTCCCGTCCACGCGCCGTGGACGCGCCGCTCCTGGTCGGTCGGCGCCGGTAGGGACGGCGCGGGCGGGAGCAGCGCCTCGATGGCGTCCCAGCCGTCCGGCTCGTGGTCCGCCGGCGCCGCCGGCAGGGCGGCGAGCTCGGCGAGGTGGGCGCGGGCGAGGACACGCAGCTCCGGGGTGGCCGGGGTGGCCGAGGCGCCGGAGACGGCGGGGACGACGTCCCCGCCGGCCTGCTGCCACCGCGCCACGACCGCCGCGACGTCCCTGCCCTCGGCGGCCGACTGGACGAGCTCGTGGGCGAGCAGGTCCTCGGGCTGGGCCCACGTCAGTCTCACGCCGGCTCACGCTCCATGAGGGTCTCCAGCGCGGCGAGCCGGGCGCGGGCGCGCGTCCGGTCCCGCTCGACGATGTCCAGGGCCACCTGCCCCATGAGGTGACCGGTCGCGCGGATGTCCATCTTCGAGGCGGTCTCGATCTCGTCGAGCCACTCGGCCGGGACGACGTCGGGGCCGCCCAGCCCGGCACAGATCGCACCAGCCATGACGGCGATGGAGTCGGCGTCGCGTCCGTAGTTGACGGCGCCGAGCACGGCGCCGCGGAAGTCCCCGCGGTAGCCCAGGACGAGCCCGAACGCGGCAGGCAGCTCCTCGATGGCCTTGGTCCGGGAGGGACGCCGGGCGTCCATGGACATCTGCCGGTACTCCGGGCCCACCGAGTCGTAGGGCGCGACGGCGTCACGGACGACCCTGGCCAGCTCGCGCTCCTCCTCGTCCGTGGTGGGGACGTCCCGGCCGACGACCGCCTCGACCATCGCGACGAGCGCGGCCCGCGTGCCGTCGTGCGCGACGTCGAGGGCCGCGGTGACGACGTCGTCGAGCGTGGCGCCGGGGGCGACCGCGGCGGCCACCATGGCAGCGAAGACGCCGGCGGCCTCGCGGCCGTAGCTGGCCTGGTGCGCACCGGCG is a window from the Georgenia muralis genome containing:
- a CDS encoding ribokinase yields the protein MTGTVVVVGSANVDLVVDVPRHPGPGETILGGNLRRTPGGKGANQAVAAARAGGADTWFLGALGRDEAADLLLASLTGAGVHTDLVARSAEATGTALIWVTDDGENAIIVAPGANSEVSVDAVAARRLAVADVVLAQLEIPLETVVAAARARRDGARLVLNAAPSRDLPAQLWAEVDILVVNEHEARDLAGRDGSPAQLATALLERVPAVVVTLGGDGALVAERGSEHQSVTAPRVTAVDTTGAGDTFCGVLAAALADGASLAGAARLAAAAGALAVTRPGAQDAVPTATETAHLAREHA
- a CDS encoding ADP-ribosylglycohydrolase family protein, producing the protein MRLTWAQPEDLLAHELVQSAAEGRDVAAVVARWQQAGGDVVPAVSGASATPATPELRVLARAHLAELAALPAAPADHEPDGWDAIEALLPPAPSLPAPTDQERRVHGAWTGRAAGCLLGKPVEKIPRQGIEEILRATGRWPLETWFTAVGLPEDVAARWPWNRRSAPTSLEENIDGMPEDDDLNYPLLALDLLERHGTGFTTDDVARAWLDNLPAGRVFTAERAAYRNILDVRPVPETATYLNPFREWIGALIRTDVLGWVRPGDVRGAARLAWTDARLSHTRNGIYGAMWAAALCSAALVVDDVEQALDAAETVLPPQSRLARAVRRGREIGRADGDVAAGLDVLHAEYGHLHWVHVLNNAAVIAYALTKGGGSFGPSVSIAVTAGWDTDSAGATVGSVLGALLGTEGIGASWTAPIHGTIATSLPGGAVRSIDDLARRTLRLQEGAA
- a CDS encoding ADP-ribosylglycohydrolase family protein is translated as MSWLEDRAVAVITGAAVGDALGGAIEGWTPEQIEERHGGRITGIVGPWFENWRDARPIAPYHKGDGHITDDTLMTRALVEVYARRRDHLDAYAVAEDLVPLMIGEPTWIPELETTALILQRVFLAEKWLVARLHYGHVDPREAGVGNIVNCGAAMYMAPVGLANPGDPRGAYAEAIDVAGAHQASYGREAAGVFAAMVAAAVAPGATLDDVVTAALDVAHDGTRAALVAMVEAVVGRDVPTTDEEERELARVVRDAVAPYDSVGPEYRQMSMDARRPSRTKAIEELPAAFGLVLGYRGDFRGAVLGAVNYGRDADSIAVMAGAICAGLGGPDVVPAEWLDEIETASKMDIRATGHLMGQVALDIVERDRTRARARLAALETLMEREPA